AGCGGGTAGCCCCAATCCAGGCTGCCGGACAACCATTTGCTCAAACTGGCGCGGGTGCCGAGGCCGACACTGGCCAGGCTGTATTCGTCTTCTTGCTCGGGCAGTGGGTCGTGCAGACGCAGGCGCGCACCTTCGGCGAACGCATAAAAGCGCCACTCCTTCACGTAACTGCCCAGGTACTTGGCCAGCGACGGCGTACGCAGTTCCTGGGAGAGCAAGTAGCCCTCGTCACCGGTGCTCTCCGCCGCCAGGTAGCCGCGTACCGAGGTGGCGCCGCCCGCGGAATATTGCTCGTTGGACACCAGTGGTCCCGAGGCCAGCTGGAACGCTGTTTTGGTTGCCGACTGCCAATCGTTGGCAAAGGTGTAGGTGTAATTCAGGTCGCCCTTGAGCACCGCAAAACTGGCGCTGGCTTTGTAGCGCTTGTAGTCGAACTCTTCGGCGTCGCTGCCGTAGCCAAAGAAGGCGCGGGTGCCTACCACCAGGTTCAGGCCCAGGCCCAACTGGGATTGCTCGGTGTAGCGATAGCCGTTGTAGCCGAGGGTGAACGGTGCGTATTTGAGAGGCACCTGGTCACTGCTGGAGCCGAATTTCATCTCTTCATCGAAGTCTTTGAAGTCGATGCCTAATGAGAACGAATTGGCCCAGGCTTCGGTGGCCGGCAGGCTGTAGATCGCCGACACGCCGTAGGAATGGCCCTTGCCCAACACGTTGCTGCCACCGAGGGTGGCGATGTTGCTGTCGGACTGGTAGCCGGAGAACTGCAAGGTCCAGCGCTCATCCAGCGGCGCACTGTAGGAGCCCGACCAGACCTTGGCGTTGTTGCTGTCCTGGGGCGCCGTGAAATAGGTCAGGGAAATGCTGTGGCCCAGTTGCCAGAGGTTGTCGTAGCCCAGGGTTGCGACCGAGCGCAGCTCTTTGGTGTCGGCACTGTAGTCGTTGTTCAGACCGAGGCTAGCGTGCCAGGGGTTCTGGTCTTCCACCTGCAAGTCCACGTCCATGGTGCCGGGGCGCTGGCCTTCTCGCACCAGCGGCGTGACTTGGCGACCGGCACCGCGATTGAGCCCGGCGAGCTGGGTTTGCACCGTGGTGAAATCCGGTACCGCGCCCTCCTTGAGCCCCGGTACTTCATCGCGAATTTCTACCGGCGAGTAATGCTTGGCACCCACCACACGCACCCGGCCGACCTTGGTTTCGCTGACCTGCAGGTAGACGATGCCGTCATCGACCTTCTGCTCCGGCAACTCGACAAACACCGACTGGTAGCCACGCGCCTGGTAGATCTTTTGCAGTGCGTCACGGGCACCCTCGATATCATCCAAGGTCTTTTGCGGGCCGAGAAACGGGTACACCGCTTCTTCAATCGCCGCCGCATCGAGCACGGTATTGCCGCGCACGAAGTACTCATTGACGTCTACCCGGCGTGCCGCAACGGCCTCTTCCGCCAACGCGGGTTGAGCCAAGGCCCCCAGCGTCAGGCAGCACAGCGCCAGCGTTGACTTGAACAGATGCTCCACACCGCCCCCTGATTCTCTAAGTTTTTGCGCCATCGCCGTTTGTACGGCGTTTGGCCTGCTCAATTGTTGGTGGTCGAAAGATGGCTGTGCCGGGCCAGCCAGGTATGCAGCAAGGCGAAGTTCAGCGAGAACTCCGGCATGTGCAGCAAGGCGCCACAAAACACTTCACCGATGATTTTCTGGATGAGTTGCACCGCACGCGGGTTGTTCAGCAGCGTGGCGATGTCGCGGGTCAGCAGGTGGGTGCTCCAGACCTTCTGGTTGAGGTCCAGGCCGACGAACCAGCGGAACAACAGGTTGTAGTTGAGCTGTTCGTGCAGTTGCTGTTCGCTGGGTACGGAATACAGCAGTTGCAGCAGCAGGATGTGCACCAGAGTGTGCGGCGCAATCGACATGCCCGGTTCGGCCAGTAGCGCGTCGCGATGTTGGTCGATGACCTCGTCGATCTGCGGGCGCAACAACACCAGCGAATGGCCTGCGGGGATGTAGTTGGAGACTTCCTTGAGGGCGCCTTGCCAGTCTTCCTGGGAGACGATCCATACCCACGGCGCGCCGTAGCGGTACACCGAAACCGGCTTTTTGCGCGCGGCTTCGACGATCTTCGACAGGCGCTGGTCGAGCTCCTGCATGCCGACTTTCGAGTAACGTTCCATAGTTCCCATATGCCCCACTCCTGGCGTCCTGCTGACGGCTTTGGAGACGACTTTTGATCGTGTCCAGCGCGTTACATAGGGGAGACGGGGTGGCTGGGAGCTACCGAACTTTTGTCATGAAAGCTTCATTTTTTGACTGGGGGGACTTTTTTGGGGGCATATCCGTTATTTAGGTAACGGCTGCCTATGGTTCCGCTCTTACAGCGGCTCACTTTTGAAAAGCGCAAAAGTAAGCAAACGCTTCGCCCCACCACTCGGTGTCTCGCCTAGGCTCGACATGCCCTCACTCCGGCTTGAATCCGTGGGCCGCCGCCACGCGCCATCCATGGCGCGGGCGGCTAACCCGGCGTCCTGCCGGGTTACCCACGGATTCAAGCCTGCGTTCGGCCAGCGTGGTTTAACGGGGCGCCTAAGATCAAGATCAAGATCAAGATCAAGATCAAGATCAAAAACAGAGCCAGAGCAGACCGCTGTCTCCCTGACAAATGGAGATCCAAATGTGGGAGCGGGCTTGCTCGCGAATGCAGTGTGTCAGTCAACAAATTCATTGGCTGATCCACCGCATTCGCGAGCAAGCCCGCTCCCACATTTTGACCGTGTCCGGCTTCCTTACCCTGTGAAATCTGCTTTTCTGTGGGAGCTGGCTTGCCTGCGATGGCATCAACCGGGTATGCCTGATGTACCGAGTTGCCTGCATCGCAGGCAAGCCAGCTCCACATTAAAGCTCCGTACCACTGACAATCTCGGTCGGCTCTAAGGCCGCCGCGCTCTTGCTTTTGATCTAGAAGCGCCCCGTCAAACACGCTGGCCGAACGCAGGCTTTGGAGCGTGGGTAACCCGGCAGGACGCCGGGTTAGCCGCGCTGGGCCAAGGATGGCCCATCGCGGCGGCCCACGCTCCAAAGCCTTCGTTCGGGCACACCGAGCCTAGGCGAGGTGCCGAGTGTTGGGGCAAGAGCCCTTTGGTTACTTTGGGGCTCTTTTCCAAAGTGACCCGCCGTAAGGGCGGAACCCATATCAGCCGTTACCTAAATAACGGATATGTACACCGTCACCCCCCATACAAAGGCAACTCATAAGACTTCTTAACCGTCCTAACCACCAACGTCGACGAATAAGTACGAATCGGAATCTCCCGATAAGTCTCCAGAAACCGATAGATGTAATCGGTGTACTCCGTGGCATCCCTGAACTTGGCAACCATCACAAAATCGAACTCCCCGTCATCAGGTAGCAGTCCTGGATCTCCGGGTGGCTGGCGAGGATGTGTTGCATCTTGCGGTCAATCCCGTTGCTGTCCTTGTCCAGCTTGATCAAAAAAAACGCGGTCACCTGGATGCCCAACTTGTGCTCATCCAATACCGCAACCTTGGCCTTGATAATCCCCACGCTTTCCATACGGCGGATGCGTCGGTAACAACTGGTGGACGACAACCCTACGCTGTCGCTCAACAAGTCCAGGCTCTGGCCGCAATCCTTTGCAGCCTGCCCAGAATTTTCAGATCCATGGCGTCTGTCATCGGTTGAAAATCGTCCTTGAAAATTGCAATGAATCCGTCGCGAAGACGGGCCAATTTGCACAAATCCTGCGCAGTGGCTCCTTAACATCGATTCAGCTTAGCAGCCCAGCCAACACCTGCCCCCAGGGCGGCATGAGAGGGATCTTATGATAGTCGCGAAACCGACATGGACCGCTGATATCCAAGGACTTTTCAGCGCGCCGTACTGGATACCCGCCGCAGAACGCGCCGCTGTGGCGGCCACGTGGGTGGGCTGCATGAATGCCTACGACGTGTTCCTGGAGGACCTCGACTCGGTCAAGACCTGGTCGCTGACGATTTACCAGCACCTCGCCTCGCGCAACATGCCGCTGACCACTGACGCACAGCAATTCTGGCCCATCGACGCGTTGGAAACCTTTCGCCTGTGGGTCAACCAGGGCTGGCGGCGGGACAGTATTTCGCCGTTTGACCTGGCCGAACGCATCCCGCCACCGGCGCTGCCACACCCTGTCAAGCGGGTGCGCCCGGACATCCGAGCCCTGAGCCCCGAACAGCTGAACCTGTACCGCGCCAAGCTGGATGATGTGATGCACATTGGCGATCCCGACAGCGGTTCACCGTGGCAGCGCTACGCCTACATCCATACCAATTGGTGCCTGCATTACCAAGAAGCCTTCGCCCTGTGGCATCGCGCCTACCTGCTGTATCTGGAGGCGTTGATCGACTGCCCGATCCCGTATTGGGACTGGATGGCCGAACATGCCAGTGTCGATGGCAGCCCCGAGGCCGGGTTGCCCCAGGCGTTTCTCGATGAAACCTACGTGCACCCGCACACCGGCGAAGTACGGCGCAACCCGCTGCGTTTTGCGGCAGCCAAGGATGGCCGCTCGAAAGTCTGCGCCAGCGGCAGCGTCGACGGTGTG
The Pseudomonas poae DNA segment above includes these coding regions:
- a CDS encoding ShlB/FhaC/HecB family hemolysin secretion/activation protein — protein: MEHLFKSTLALCCLTLGALAQPALAEEAVAARRVDVNEYFVRGNTVLDAAAIEEAVYPFLGPQKTLDDIEGARDALQKIYQARGYQSVFVELPEQKVDDGIVYLQVSETKVGRVRVVGAKHYSPVEIRDEVPGLKEGAVPDFTTVQTQLAGLNRGAGRQVTPLVREGQRPGTMDVDLQVEDQNPWHASLGLNNDYSADTKELRSVATLGYDNLWQLGHSISLTYFTAPQDSNNAKVWSGSYSAPLDERWTLQFSGYQSDSNIATLGGSNVLGKGHSYGVSAIYSLPATEAWANSFSLGIDFKDFDEEMKFGSSSDQVPLKYAPFTLGYNGYRYTEQSQLGLGLNLVVGTRAFFGYGSDAEEFDYKRYKASASFAVLKGDLNYTYTFANDWQSATKTAFQLASGPLVSNEQYSAGGATSVRGYLAAESTGDEGYLLSQELRTPSLAKYLGSYVKEWRFYAFAEGARLRLHDPLPEQEDEYSLASVGLGTRASLSKWLSGSLDWGYPLLDGPNTQKQDSRLHFSVQATF
- a CDS encoding transposase — its product is MERYSKVGMQELDQRLSKIVEAARKKPVSVYRYGAPWVWIVSQEDWQGALKEVSNYIPAGHSLVLLRPQIDEVIDQHRDALLAEPGMSIAPHTLVHILLLQLLYSVPSEQQLHEQLNYNLLFRWFVGLDLNQKVWSTHLLTRDIATLLNNPRAVQLIQKIIGEVFCGALLHMPEFSLNFALLHTWLARHSHLSTTNN